GGGCTACGTGCTTGAGGACACCCCGCAGGGACAGAAAATCCGTCCGGCGTAAGTAAAGGGGCGATGTGCATGGCGCGTTTGACAAGCGTGCATGTGGAAAAATTCCGCGCGCTGCATGATGTGACGCTGGAAAAGTGCGCGGCTATCAACCTGCTGCTCGGGCAAAATGACACGGGCAAGTCCTCCTTGCTGGAGGCCATCGCGCTGTTGTCCTACCCCACGCGCGCGCAGCAAACCGTCTCGCGTATGGGGCGCGGGGCGCCCTTTGCGACCGTATTCCCATCGGGGGAAAGCGGCATTGCGCTGGAGGCGGAGCTTGCGGGCGCGCACGTGCGCTTTGCGCTGGCGCAAAACGAGGTGTCCATGGCCTATGACGGCCGGCAGTACCATTTTACGCTGGACGCGCCTGTAAACGGGCAGCAATGGCCAGTGGCGCCGGCGTACCTTGTGCCCCCATCGGTGCAGACGCCGGACGCCCTGCCCGATGCCCTGCTGCAGGATAAAAAGCAGCGCCAGGCGCTGCTGCGCCTGCTCTCGGGCACGCATGGCGGCACAAACGATATCCAGAACCGCGAAGGCGGCATCCATCTGGTGGGCAAAAGCGGGCGCGCGCAACCGCTTGCGGGCGCGGGGGATGGCGTCAAAAAGCTGCTGGGCATCGCGCTTGCGGCGCTGACGCGGGACGATGCGCTGCTGCTGATCGACGAGCTAGAGGTGGCGATGCACCCGCGCATGATCGACAAGCTGGTGCCCTTTCTTGCGCAGCGGTGCGAACAGTCGCAGCTGCAGCTGTTCATCTCCACGCACTCGCTGGATGTGATCGACGCGGTGTGCGATCTGCCGGAGCGCCTGCTGCCCGCTGTCGCGGCCTACCGGCTGGAATCCGAGGAGCAGGGGCTGTACGTGCGCCGCTTCTCCGGAGCGAAACTGGCCAAGCTGCGCACCAGCTGGGCGCTGGATGTGAGGTAGAGCGATGCGCTACTATTACTTTGTAACCGAAGGGGCGCACGACGCGGCGGCGATCGGGCGCGTGCTGCGCCTGGAGGGGTTCCGCCACCAGCATACCGCATCTGCGCTGGACGATATCTGGCGCAGCCTGCTGCCGCGCCAGTTCCCCTTTGTGCGCGACGAGCTGGACGCGGACGCACCCATCCCGTTTTTCTACACCAAGGGGGATATTTCCGTGGCAGTGCGCATGGCGGGCGGCATCGGCAAGCTGCTCGACACGCTGGATGATGACCTCTACGTCATCCGCAGGCAGCACCTGCGCAAGCTGCGCGCCGTGGGCATCTTTCTGGACGCGGACGATGTGCCGGCCGCGCAGGCACGCGCGCGGCTGATCGCGGGCGTGGAAGGGCTCAACAGCAGGCGGATGGAGCGGGGGGACGATGCGCTCTGCTTTGAGGCCTCGCTGCTGCGCCAGGGGACGGGCACGGTGTTTGGCGTGCCCATGCGCGCGGGGATGT
Above is a window of Maliibacterium massiliense DNA encoding:
- a CDS encoding DUF3226 domain-containing protein, which produces MRYYYFVTEGAHDAAAIGRVLRLEGFRHQHTASALDDIWRSLLPRQFPFVRDELDADAPIPFFYTKGDISVAVRMAGGIGKLLDTLDDDLYVIRRQHLRKLRAVGIFLDADDVPAAQARARLIAGVEGLNSRRMERGDDALCFEASLLRQGTGTVFGVPMRAGMYVFPDDAHQGTLEDLLLEASDTVFPRVRGVALHYVREASALIGKEHSQSHKKKATVGCIANICRPGKSNQISIYLDAWISRATQQQCAGVRNLTAFIRRLLKG
- a CDS encoding ATP-binding protein, with protein sequence MARLTSVHVEKFRALHDVTLEKCAAINLLLGQNDTGKSSLLEAIALLSYPTRAQQTVSRMGRGAPFATVFPSGESGIALEAELAGAHVRFALAQNEVSMAYDGRQYHFTLDAPVNGQQWPVAPAYLVPPSVQTPDALPDALLQDKKQRQALLRLLSGTHGGTNDIQNREGGIHLVGKSGRAQPLAGAGDGVKKLLGIALAALTRDDALLLIDELEVAMHPRMIDKLVPFLAQRCEQSQLQLFISTHSLDVIDAVCDLPERLLPAVAAYRLESEEQGLYVRRFSGAKLAKLRTSWALDVR